A window from Thunnus albacares chromosome 19, fThuAlb1.1, whole genome shotgun sequence encodes these proteins:
- the snx10a gene encoding sorting nexin-10A isoform X2 — protein sequence MDSRVISRIQLPRKVFVPTMDSMLDSLSKTEFISVCLRDPRLHKDDLWHTHVDYEICLHTSSMCFRKKTSRVRRRYSEFVWLRHCLEQNALTIELPKLPPWNPFFSLRNTGQVTQRMRGLQEFLEIVLHTPLLLSDSRLHLFLQSDLSLTKIERCALGKTRYTVAEAIQRSSSGYVSRLEDKASCDSDCESSSSSGFGLSVDTAMRESPLPFLESPDKDPELFSCLSESPTKEQLIEP from the exons gTTTTTGTTCCCACTATGGACAGTATGCTGGACAGTCTCTCAAAAACT GAATTTATCAGTGTTTGTCTTCGGGATCCAAGGCTCCATAAAGATGACCTCTGGCACACGCACGTCGACTATGAGATCTGTTTACAT ACCAGTAGCATGTGTTTCCGAAAGAAGACTTCCCGTGTGAGGCGGCGTTACAgtgagtttgtttggctgcgTCACTGCCTGGAACAGAACGCTCTTACCAT AGAATTACCCAAGTTGCCACCCTGGAACCCATTCTTCAGTCTGAGGAACACAGGGCAGGTCACCCAGAGGATGAGGGGCCTGCAGGAGTTTTTAGAAAT TGTTCTTCACACGCCATTGTTATTATCAGACAGTCGACTCCATCTGTTCCTCCAGTCAGACCTCAGCCTCACAAAGATTGAAAGGTGTGCTCTCGGTAAGACCAGGTACACTGTGGCTGAAGCCATACAGCGTTCAAGCAGCGGTTACGTCAGTAGATTAGAGGACAAGGCATCCTGTGACTCTGACTGTGAGAG CTCTTCATCGTCAGGCTTCGGGCTAAGTGTGGACACTGCCATGCGAGAAAGCCCCCTCCCCTTCCTTGAGTCCCCTGACAAAGACCCAGAGTTGTTCAGCTGTCTTTCGGAGTCCCCCACCAAAGAACAACTCATTGAGCCCTGA
- the snx10a gene encoding sorting nexin-10A isoform X1 produces MDSRVISRIQLPRKVFVPTMDSMLDSLSKTEFISVCLRDPRLHKDDLWHTHVDYEICLHTSSMCFRKKTSRVRRRYSEFVWLRHCLEQNALTIELPKLPPWNPFFSLRNTGQVTQRMRGLQEFLEIVLHTPLLLSDSRLHLFLQSDLSLTKIERCALGKTRYTVAEAIQRSSSGYVSRLEDKASCDSDCESSSSSSGFGLSVDTAMRESPLPFLESPDKDPELFSCLSESPTKEQLIEP; encoded by the exons gTTTTTGTTCCCACTATGGACAGTATGCTGGACAGTCTCTCAAAAACT GAATTTATCAGTGTTTGTCTTCGGGATCCAAGGCTCCATAAAGATGACCTCTGGCACACGCACGTCGACTATGAGATCTGTTTACAT ACCAGTAGCATGTGTTTCCGAAAGAAGACTTCCCGTGTGAGGCGGCGTTACAgtgagtttgtttggctgcgTCACTGCCTGGAACAGAACGCTCTTACCAT AGAATTACCCAAGTTGCCACCCTGGAACCCATTCTTCAGTCTGAGGAACACAGGGCAGGTCACCCAGAGGATGAGGGGCCTGCAGGAGTTTTTAGAAAT TGTTCTTCACACGCCATTGTTATTATCAGACAGTCGACTCCATCTGTTCCTCCAGTCAGACCTCAGCCTCACAAAGATTGAAAGGTGTGCTCTCGGTAAGACCAGGTACACTGTGGCTGAAGCCATACAGCGTTCAAGCAGCGGTTACGTCAGTAGATTAGAGGACAAGGCATCCTGTGACTCTGACTGTGAGAG CAGCTCTTCATCGTCAGGCTTCGGGCTAAGTGTGGACACTGCCATGCGAGAAAGCCCCCTCCCCTTCCTTGAGTCCCCTGACAAAGACCCAGAGTTGTTCAGCTGTCTTTCGGAGTCCCCCACCAAAGAACAACTCATTGAGCCCTGA
- the snx10a gene encoding sorting nexin-10A isoform X3, which yields MDSMLDSLSKTEFISVCLRDPRLHKDDLWHTHVDYEICLHTSSMCFRKKTSRVRRRYSEFVWLRHCLEQNALTIELPKLPPWNPFFSLRNTGQVTQRMRGLQEFLEIVLHTPLLLSDSRLHLFLQSDLSLTKIERCALGKTRYTVAEAIQRSSSGYVSRLEDKASCDSDCESSSSSSGFGLSVDTAMRESPLPFLESPDKDPELFSCLSESPTKEQLIEP from the exons ATGGACAGTATGCTGGACAGTCTCTCAAAAACT GAATTTATCAGTGTTTGTCTTCGGGATCCAAGGCTCCATAAAGATGACCTCTGGCACACGCACGTCGACTATGAGATCTGTTTACAT ACCAGTAGCATGTGTTTCCGAAAGAAGACTTCCCGTGTGAGGCGGCGTTACAgtgagtttgtttggctgcgTCACTGCCTGGAACAGAACGCTCTTACCAT AGAATTACCCAAGTTGCCACCCTGGAACCCATTCTTCAGTCTGAGGAACACAGGGCAGGTCACCCAGAGGATGAGGGGCCTGCAGGAGTTTTTAGAAAT TGTTCTTCACACGCCATTGTTATTATCAGACAGTCGACTCCATCTGTTCCTCCAGTCAGACCTCAGCCTCACAAAGATTGAAAGGTGTGCTCTCGGTAAGACCAGGTACACTGTGGCTGAAGCCATACAGCGTTCAAGCAGCGGTTACGTCAGTAGATTAGAGGACAAGGCATCCTGTGACTCTGACTGTGAGAG CAGCTCTTCATCGTCAGGCTTCGGGCTAAGTGTGGACACTGCCATGCGAGAAAGCCCCCTCCCCTTCCTTGAGTCCCCTGACAAAGACCCAGAGTTGTTCAGCTGTCTTTCGGAGTCCCCCACCAAAGAACAACTCATTGAGCCCTGA